GCTCCATTTTTTTTCACTTCTAACAAATAAGAGATCGCTTCACTAGTAATTTTTTCTCCTGGAAGCAGAATTGGTATTCCTGGGGGATACGGACATATTAATTCTGCGCTAATCTCTCCCACAGACTCGGTTAGAGGCTGTACTCTTTTATGTGCAAAAAAAGCTGCTCTGGGGGTTTTAGACTGTGTTAGAATGGGAAATGAATAAGGTAACCTGGGTTCATCTTGACTTTTTTGAGGTAAATTTTGTTCGAGTCTTTGTAAACCAAGGGTTAGAGCATGTATATCTGTCTGTGTATTGCCTATACTAAAAATGAAGGTGAGAGATTTTTTTAAAGGGAGCTCTGGAGTTACGTTATACTGATTTCGTAGTATAGTGTCAGCTTCATAACCAGAGAGGGGTGAATCAGGGAGCAAAACGGTTAAACGAGTAGAATCAAGTTGATAATGTGAAGATAAATACTCCTGAGTGAGGATATTGAGACGAGATAATTTATTAAGGTCATTTTTAGCTAATTGGGTTAGGTGGAGAGTGTGAGTTAAAAGTTGTTCTCCCTGTATAGCCATTTGTTGTCTAGCAGCATCCAAGGAAGCGAGTAAGAGATAACTAGGGCTAGTAGATTGCACTAAACCGAGAGCTTGATTAAGAGCATCAGCATTAATGCGGTTACCCTGTAGATGCAATAAAGAAGCTTGAGAGAGAGCACCAAGGGTTTTATGGGCGGATTGAACGCTTAAATCAGCGCCCCTACTCATAGCTGAGGGTGGTAAATCAGGATGAAAGTGCAAATGGGCGCCGTGGGCTTCATCTACAAGCAAGGGAATGTTATAACTGTGAGTAATTTGGACAATAGAGGCTAAATCAGTACAGATACCCTGATAAGTGGGATAAACCACCATTACTGCTTTAGCGTCAGGATGTTGAGCCAGGGTAGAAGCGATCGCTTCAGGAGTGATACTAGAGACTAAATCCCATTGGGGGTTATATTCGGGTTGGATA
The sequence above is drawn from the Gloeocapsa sp. DLM2.Bin57 genome and encodes:
- a CDS encoding aminotransferase class I/II-fold pyridoxal phosphate-dependent enzyme, producing the protein MVIKNQLKTPIIEQLGILSTQPDAAFYAPGHKRGQGINPLLADLLGHQVFKADLPELPELDNLFAPTGVIAEAQSLAAAAFGASQTWFLVNGSTCGIIAAILATCQEGDKIILPRNSHRSVISGLILSGAMPIFIQPEYNPQWDLVSSITPEAIASTLAQHPDAKAVMVVYPTYQGICTDLASIVQITHSYNIPLLVDEAHGAHLHFHPDLPPSAMSRGADLSVQSAHKTLGALSQASLLHLQGNRINADALNQALGLVQSTSPSYLLLASLDAARQQMAIQGEQLLTHTLHLTQLAKNDLNKLSRLNILTQEYLSSHYQLDSTRLTVLLPDSPLSGYEADTILRNQYNVTPELPLKKSLTFIFSIGNTQTDIHALTLGLQRLEQNLPQKSQDEPRLPYSFPILTQSKTPRAAFFAHKRVQPLTESVGEISAELICPYPPGIPILLPGEKITSEAISYLLEVKKNGAIITGCQDESLEQITTVI